Below is a window of Agathobacter rectalis ATCC 33656 DNA.
ATTTTTGACCGTTTAGAAAAACGTATGGGCACCTATGAGTTCTTATCTGTCTTTGAATATATCTTGACAGACAGAGGTTCAGAATTCGGAGATCCTGTCGCTCTTGAAACAGGACTGGATGAAATTCAGCGTACCAGCATCTACTATTGTGATCCCATGCGTAGCGGACAAAAAGGAGGTCTTGAGCAGGCTCACACCATGCTTCGCATGGTGCTTCCCAAAGGAACTAGTTTTGAATTTTTGACACAATGGGATGTGAATCTAATCGTGAATCACATCAACTCCACTCCAAGGGAAAGTCTTAATGGAAGCACGCCTTATGACGCCGCATTAGAGACACTCGGAAAAGAAACCCTAAACGCATTTCAGCTTAAGCGCATTGACCCTGATTTGGTCAATCTAACGCCTAAGCTGATTCGCTTCAACCATTAACAACCACTTAGAAATCTGCTGTCGGACTGGAAATTAAACTTTCACATTTTCCTCACATGACCGGTGGAATTTAGTCTCGCACACTACCTTCCAGTGGTCCGTTTGTCATACCATCAAATCAGTTTTTTCCAAGAAGTTACTCCTATTATAACAGAAATAAGCGTTTTGAGCTTATAAAACTCTTAGAAAATCAAGAACTTTTAAATGAGTGTGGAATTTACTTCTGCACTGGAATTTACTTTTTCAAGTTAGCCTGGATTAATATCATTGTTTAAACACCACTGATAATCAGACAGTCCGTTTTTGCGGCATTCCATGATCAGGCGGTATTGTTCTTCGACAGGTACTCTTGGTGCTCTCATAGTTTGTCACCTCATAATAATTAGAGTAAAATGCTAGCATTTCCTGATACTTATTATGAGTTGATAATTAATTTGTTGCAATCCGTTGAATTATTTTGCGCTTACGTTAATGCTTACGTTAATATAGAATGATCTATATTATTATATCTGTGTTTACCATTTCTTCCAACACCAAAAATATTAGCTATAAAATTTATATATCCAACAATACTAAATTTAATAAATTGAGTAATTATTTTCTTTACATTCATCTGCTTATCCTCGAATTTGTAATTAAATAATTTGTCATTTATTTTACATTATATATTTTTTTATATATGGTATTTTGTTTAATATTATTGATAAAATCAACCCTATCGAAAAAACCAAAATTGTTATAACTGGTACTGAAATCAAAGCGTTAAATGTCATTGTATTTATTTCCATCTGTTCTTTTAATATTTTTATCAAAAGAACATGAACCAAATATATTCCAAAACATCTTTGTGCTATGTAACTGATGCCTTTATTTATGTTATCATTTTTAAATTTTCTATATTTAAAAAACACAAATATCGCAATACTTTCCAGCATAACATTTATCATAAAATTATTATAATAGTTGCTACAATATTGTTGATTTTTTAATGCTACAAAAGAATCCATTACAATAGTAAATATAAAGCCTAAACACCCTAAAATATAAATTATTTTTCTCTGTTTTTTGTTAAATTCAATTTTACTTAAATAAAATCCCAACACAAAATAAGCAGAATATCCGAATGCTATGTTCAACTCCTTTATATTTTTTTCAATAATTTCAAGGCAATTCAAAATTGTACTATTCGTGCAAAAATCACGAATGATAGTTATCAATTCAGGGATACAACCAACAAAAATAAAAGACATAAATAAAAAATATCTCAATGTATACATATTTTCAACCACTTTTTTAAGGATTGGAATCATCATGTATAATCCAATAATCATAAAGATAAACCATAAATGATATGGGGCTGAAATAAAATTAATTAAGCGTCCTTGCTGTTCATCATACCTAAATAATGCATAAATTGCTGACCATACTACCAAAGACACTGCCATTCGGAAAATATATTTTGTATATATTACTTTTAAAGACAACTCCTTTTTTAAAAACAGTGCCCCACTAATCATTACAAAAACAGGAACACCCCATCTGACTATACTGTCATATAAATTAAATACTTGCCAATTATATCCATTAACATCACTTACGTACCAATTTTGAGCGGACATATGCAACATTATCACCGCCAACGTTGCCATAACTCTCAGATAATCAAAATATATAGTTCGCTTTTGTTTATCCATTCTGAAAATTATCTCCTCTATAATAAAAATCCATTATCTGATATCAATATTTTTTCTAAAATTAATGATATTATCTGTATAATCGGATACATCTCCCTTAAATACACTTGATGTTCCTGCATCAAAAATGCTTGCGCCTAATTTTCTTAATATTTTTCCATTTTTGGGCATACTTCACCGCTGTCTCGAAACGCCTTCCCTTATGTGGCTTCTGCTCGTCAAGCCAATTCCAGAACGTATCAAGTATCGGTTTTTCTTTTTCAAGACGATAGGCTTTTCTCTGCTCAAATGTGTGCTTCTTGTTCTGTGATCTGCGCTCATACTCAAAAAGCTTTGAACAGAACTGGACTCCCTATACTGCCAGATTGCTGTAATCATACTGCTTTCCTTTTGACACCGCATCAATGAAGTATCTTCTTGTATGAGCCCAGCAGGAGCAGCGCCTGATACTAGGGAGATTATTATAACCCTGATAACCATCCGTTTCCAGGTATCCGTCCGAAAAACAATCAAGGAAATCAACTGCATTGTATCTTGCCTTTGTTTCCGTGTAGTGGTAAAGGACGATAGGCGACAGTCCATCTTCACCTGAGCGGAACTGCCACATGAAAGAATCAGTTTCGAGATTTCATTCGGGCTCCTTCAGTACCTGTATTCGTGTCTCATCTGTCATCAGCTTAATCCCATTCCCATTATCATTCCAATGAACACTTTGCCTCTTTCAAAAATTTTGTACTCAATGTTTTTCATCTTTCCCAGTTTCTATTCATCGACATATTATAAAGGCTCCTTTATAAAAACTGTAGTCTTTTTTTTAGAAAATCCAAGATTTTGATAAAATACATGTGCATTTTTTCTAGAATTAGCACTTGTCAATTCAACTGTACTGCACCCCATATCCTTTGCAGTTGAAATCAACCTCTCTATCAAAGCTCGCCCTATACCGTGCTGTCTGTATTTTTCATCCACTGCAACATAAGAAATATATCCATATTTATATGTTCTAACATAATCCCTTTTAATCTCAAGAAACGCACAGCCAACAACCGTATTGTCTATTAGAGTGAGAAAAATCATTTTGTCATGACATAGATAATTATTTTCTAAATCTTCCTTACTAATCTTTGAATCATATGTATCTCTTAGCAACGTATACAATCCTACATACAAATCAGATGAATATTCTATAATATTCACACTATCATCTCCTCATCCTGAAACTTAATCTTGGAAAATGGTGAATGTTGCTCCCTTTTATCCTTTGGAGGCAATTCCATGTATTTACCATAAATATACTTTAGTACTTCATCATATTCCTTGGAACTATACAATAACCTACCCTCAAATAAATATTCTGCTCTATTTGTGAACCAGCTCTTCGGCATACTATATCTTGTCTTCAATGAATTCTTCTTATATAACGTCCCTGTAGCAGGAAATGACAGACATCTAACTCTATTTGGTGTTATATTTTTACTCTTAACAGCATATTTATTTAGTCGACTAAATACCCATTCTACTGGGATTTTTGCCAACACACTATACCACAGCTTCATGAATCCAGTCGATTGTACTCTTGCAACTTCTGACCATAATATTTTTCTGAGACAATACACTTTTCTATCCTGCACAATTTGGCCTAAAGTACTCAATGGAACATCATCCATTGGAAAAACATCCACAAAAATTCCTGTCTTGTTTTTCAAATGTTCCTGTCCTACTCTGACATATATAGTATTAGTTCTTCTAAGCTTGCCATATCCCCATCTGTACTCCGGATCGGTATCATGATCCTGAAAATAACATATTTCAGAATTCATTTCTGATGCATATTTCTTAAAAGTATCATAATCTTCTCTAAGCATACCTATATCAGCATCATCATCCCATGGAATATATCCCTTATGTCGAACTGCTCCAAGCAGACTTCCTCCAAATAACACATAATTAATATTATGTTTTCTACACACCTTATCAAATTCAACTAACATATCCAATTCTGTTAATTGCATTTTTCTAAATTGTTCTGGTGTTAACTCTTTTGCTTTACTCATGTCTATTAACTCAATTCCTTGTATTTTCTTTTGCTAAAACGTTCAATGACAGTTGCTATGTTCAAAGAGATGTCATCTTTTAAATAATATCCTCTCTTCTTATTTTCAACTGCTCTAGCAAAAGCAACAATTTCATACCTAATCCCTTCACCATCTAGTTGATAAAAATACTTTTTGTTCTCATTTTGATTCTCATACCTTATTTCAAAGTATTCAGTTTTCCACCATGGCGCTGGCACATAAATATATCCTTTTGTTCCCGTAATAATTAATTCTCCCTCTGACTTAGCCGCCTTTGCTACTTTTGCAGTTGCCACCATTTTATCATACTCAAACGATATCTTTGTAAAAGCATCAAAATTTGCTTTTTTATCAAACAGCTTTGTCACTATCTGCATATCATTATACTCTACTCCAGCCAACTGAAATATCGGCAACAACGCTGTTGGTCCCCAGGCACAAATGCTATTCTGTTCATTTTTCAAATCTGTTATTCCAGTTACTCTATTGCTGGTACAAACAGAATCAATAGAAAGAATTTCTCCAATGTGTCCACTTTTTGCCAAAACTAAAAGCCTTGAATAGGCCGTAGAATACGCTGTTTTAATTCCATCTACAAGTATTAACGAATTATTCTCTGCATATTCTATAAGCTCCTTGCATTGAATTGTGTTCATCGCAATCGGCGACTCACATATTACATGCTTTCCCTTCTCTAACGCTCTTTTAACGTCACTGTAATGTTTTTCCGGAAGGGTTGCAATATAAACCGCATCAACTCCTAAATATTCTTCATCACACTCTTTATATTCCACTCCATTGACATATGAAACTTCTTTAATAAATTTATCACACAATCCCTTATTTCCAATTGTTCCTATAAAAATCTTACGTTTTTCTGCTCTGATTTCAGAACTTGAAACCCCCTCTGTGCGATCTAGATATACAACTTTACAATATGCATTTAGATAATCAAACTTTCCCTTCCAGTCTGAGCCTACCGTAAAAATGTCAACTCCATATCTTTGTATATCATCAATTTTCTGACCTTCGTATTCTTCTACTATTATCTCATCCGCTAATCCCGTTGCCCTGACAGCTTCAATCCTTTCCATCAAAGACTGTTGAACATTAATCTTCCCCCTAGTCTTATCAAAATCATCTGCAGTAACGCCGACAATCAGATAATCTCCAAGCTCTTTTGCTCTTTCAAGCAACCTGATATGTCCATAATGTAGCAAATCATATGTTCCATATGTAATCACTTTGGTCATAGAATATATCTCCTTTCGAGATTATAAAAGATTTCTCTTTTGTAAATCTTTAAAAGCATTAACTAGTGTAGTATTATCTTCATGTGTTAATGCCCCTATATGTCCAACTCTGAAAATAGTATCTTTCATTTCCCCACCATTAGGACAAATCCATATACCATATTCATCTTTAAGCTTTAGAAAAATATCATAAGCATTTGCTGTCGTCGGGTGTACAGATGTAACCCCATTGGCTGGACTTTCTGATACAAGTTCAAACGGCAAATCTTTAATCTTTGCCCTAAAATCTGCCGCCTGGGATGCAATCCTTGCAACTTCAGCATCAGCTCCTCCATGCTTTTTAATTTCTTTAAGTCTCTCATTAATTTGAAGCAAAATTCCAACAGCAGGAGTAAAAGGTGTCTGACCTCTTTCCTGATTCTTCAAGGCATCCTTCAAATCAAAATACATAGTCCTTACCTTAGACTTTTCAACCCTCTCAACTCCACGAGGCGCTAATACAATTACAGAAATGCCTGGAGGGCATGCCAAAACCTTCTGAGAACCTGTAATCATAACATCTGCACCACACTCATTCATATTGAAAGGATCCGCTAAAAAAGCAGAGACACAATCACAAACAAAAAACATATTATTTTTCTTACAGAATTCACCAATCATCATTGTATCATAAAGCACTGCTGTGGATGTTTCATCCACATTTACAAGTAAACCAGTGAAATTCTGATTGTCATATTCATAAAGCTTTTCTTTAGTAAGTTTTTTTCCATGCTCTAATTTTAAAGCCACATAAGGTATTTCATGTATTTCGCAAAGTTGAACAAAACGATGCCCAAAGCTGCCTCCGTCAATTACTAAAACCTTGTCCTTCTTAGTAAAACAATTCATAACAACAGCTTCCATAGATCCTGTACTTGAACATGTCATAAAAACTGCTTTTGATCCCTCCGGTGCTTTCGCATACTCTAACATAAATTTTTCATTTTCTAACATTGTAGATGAAAATTCCGTTGTTCTAAAATAGGGAACCTGCTCTGCCCCTATAGCTCTTACTTCTTCCGAAGACATTACTGGTCCTACTGTAAAATTTAACATTTCTATTTCTCCTTTTTACAATCCCATAAATTCAACAATTCGTTTACAGTTGTTCGTATCATGATATTTATAAAATATATTTCTCAATTTTTCTCGTTTTTCTTTATATTCATCTTTTTCAAGAACAACATCATTAATAAAATCTTGAAGGTCTTTAAAATTATATATTTCTTTACCGGCTATCAAAGGCTCAATATCATCAACAACAAAACCTAATTTATAATCATTTACATCTGATAAAACATATGCTAATGGCCTGTCTAACTGAATAAATTCATATGCTGCTCCCGAATAATCACTTATCATTGCATCACAGCAACTCATTAATCTATAATTATCTACTCTAATTTGTTTCACTTTATCACCTGTTAAAACTTTGATGTTTGACGTATCATATATTTTTAGGTCTTCTAAATTCTGCATAGGATGAATTTTAATAATTAATAAAACATTTGAATTATTAAGTAACTCATTTAAATTCTCATACTCTTTTATATCATTAATTAATGGAATACCTAAAGGCTGTTCCCTCTCAGAATCATTTCTATTATATCCTCCTCCCTTTCGAAATGTTGGCATCCATAAGACAACTTTTCGAAACTTATTATCTGTAATCTTTTTCAATTCATCATGGTTGTCTGACAACAATACATCATGTGAAGGGAATCCCAAATATACTAATCTTTTATCATTTTCAGACATAGAAAGCTGATCTCTTTCTATATCTGAATAATCTTCACACATTCCCAAAATATAATCCACTGTGCTAGGAATTCTACCTATACCCTTAGTATTTTTTAAACCTCCCGCACCATGTCTAAAGAAAAACGATTTTTGCTCATCTCGCAACTTTGGAGTAATAAAATTATCTGCTGTAAATATTTTGGCTATATTAATATAGTAATCTTTCATTATACTAGGTTTAAATATATAAAAATACCTAACATTATATGGTAATTTAAATTTTTTATTTACTTTATGTTTTAATAACCATATTATCTTATATTTTTCATTATAGCCTTTTTTTATTAAATAATCATAAAATGCGCCTCCTTCTGCATCAAAATCATTATGGCTTTCTATTATTATTATATTTTTTAATTCTTTATTTTTTAGAAATAAATATAACATTTTTTGTATAACAATATCAATTTTATATTGATATATAACTAAAATAGTTCTTTTCAGTCCTTTTTCTTTTATATAATTAACTATATTCATACTTTAGCCTTTCATTTTAATTATAATTTCAATTATTCGATTTTTTTTACAAAAACATAATAACATTATTAAAAAAATAAATCCATATCTAATCAGCATATCCTTATATGTCATAGTAATTAAAATCATAATAAACACCAAAAATACCGATATAATCAAAATCATTCTTATATCAAACACATATTTCATTTTATTATTTTTTATTATAACAGAATAAAAAATAAAATGCATAATAGCAAGACAGATATAACTAACCAATGTTGTATAACCCGCAGCACAAAACCCAAATAACTTAATAAAAATTGCATTTAATACCAAATTTAATACTGCACTAATAAAAGTAGCTATTGAAATTAATTTTGTCTTTTGATAGTAATATTCCACATTACTAAACATACTATATAAAAAAATAAAATAAACAGATAACGAAACTGGTGGAACAACATATACAGCTTCCATATATCGTTTTCCAGCAAATATAAGTATTACTTCTGGAGCAAACAACATAGTTACTAAACATAAAACAGCGATCAACAGACAAATTGGTGTTGTAACATTTATAATTTGTCTTCTCAATATATTACAATTTATTTTTGTATTTTCATATTCGTCAAGTTTTTTATAAATAACAGGTGTCAAGGAACTATTTACTGCACTAACAATTAAAATCATCATCGTCGAAATAGTATACGCAACACTATATAATGCTGCTTTATCATTTCCAACCATTTTTCCTATCATTACCCTGTCAGATTGACTTAACACGTAATTAGACAAATAATGCGGAATCAATGGTATATTAAAAGCCAGTGCATATTTCCAGTATTTTTTTGAATATATTTTTTTTCCATTAAGCATTAAAATAAAAAATAATATTCCGGCAAAAATAACTTTAGAAATTACATCGGTGTACACACGTGCTTCAACCTTATAATCCGTATTTATAACCGCAATAACACCACCGCCGAGACTTAATATTGTCATCGCAATTGATACTACAACATATTTTTTATATTTAAAATCAAATCTTTCTTTAGCAGCCCAAAACTCTAAAGCTGGCATAAACAATAATTCTAAAAACATTGCAAACATCAAAATTGGTGGCAATTCAAATAATGTGGTCCACAAATTTGGTTTAATTAAATATATTATACCAAAAAATAATGTTATTGTTGTAGTTAAACCTAATTGTGAAGATGTAAAGGCTTTTCTATCATTTCCAAATAATAACAATCCCTTTTGATATCCACTTAAAAATATATTCAATGACGTAAAAATAAAAATAATACTATACCATGATTGAAAAATAGTAAATGTTCCATACTGTTCTTCAGTCATAACCCTTGTGAAAATAGGAGTAGATAATAACGCTATTCCCTTATTTATCACATTACATATTGTATACCATATTGATGCTTTTACCGGTTCTGATATTTTATTATATTTATTCAATAATTTATTCATATACAATCTTACCAGTTAATGAAAACGTTCTTCCTTTTTCATTTTTAAATAATGTTCTTTGTCTCTAGTTTTAAACGGAATGGCCGGATGCCCTCCTGCTATTGAATATGCAGGTATATCCTTGCATACAACTGATCCAGCCTGTATAATGGCTCCCTCTCCTATTACACAGCCTCCCAAGATTATTACATTATTTCCCAGCCATACACAATCACCAATTTTAACATTCTTAGTTATATAAGAGTTGTCGTAAGGTATCTGCTCTCCTTCATAATTATGAAATGAAGTTATAATCTGGCACTCCGTCCCTGAATGAAAATAATTTCCAATCTCAACCTTTCCCTGTCCCAAAATCGACATTCCATTAAAACACACCCCATATCCAAGATACGTATTTGAATTAACAAACGATTTTCCGCCTACATATAATTTTTCACCACAAGCAGCAGCTTTCATTTTTATTCTTTTTTGATAATAAATCTTTGCCCATAAAGCTTTTCCTCTAGATATTATTCCCATATAGCATATCCTCCAACAATCCATCATATAATCCAAAATCTATTTTATAATTCGAATGAACAATTCTTTCTGATTCAGGTGGTAAACTCATATAGTCCCCATATAATGACTTCAAATATGCATCATATTGTTTTATTCCATAAAACTCAACTTCTTCGAACCTGAATAATTGCAAATCATCCAACCATGAATTCATAATTAAATCATTAGGATAATCACTAATAATACACTGGGTAGTTTTAGTATTATTATATTTATCCAATAACTTACTTCTGGATTGTTTTATCTGTTTAATGGAAAAGAATTTTGAAACGAATTTTACCATTTTATATGACAGCTTAGACTTATGTTTTTTCTCACCATAACCGCATTTTACCCATAATATATTTTTCATTAAATGATTTTTAAACAAAAAAAGCTTTCTTTTTAGTTTACAATCCGGAATATTGTCGTGAGGAAATAAATCCACAAATATACCATGTTGTATTTTTACATTTTTAGAAAAATCTTCAATTATTTCAGTTCCTTTAAGCTGCAACTTTGCAAAGTCAAAGGCATAATATTCTTCTGTTTCCGGTGTCTGTAGAAAAAATTTATCCTTATTTAAATCTTTATCACATGCCTTAATAAATTTTTCATAATCTTTTCTTTTAAAGCCAATATCAAAATCATCATCCCATGGAATAAATCCATTGTGCCGTACTGCACCAATCTGGGTTCCTCCATTAATAAAATATGGAATATCATTTTTTTTACATATTCTTGCAACCTCGCATGCTATAATCAAAATTGCTCTTTGAAGTTTTTTTTTCTCTTTATCGTTAATACTCATCTCTGCTTGCACCTCTGTTTTGAACTAATTTAGGTAAATATGCCACAATACATAAAATATAACTAAAATAGAAATATTCCATAACACTTTCAAAAGTCATTACTATAAGAATAATTGCAATAAATGTTGAAATCTGATAGCGTATTTTTTTACCTTTTAATTTATCTATTGTACTCATTGCTATATATAACATATAAATAAATGCCGCAAAAAGAATAATACCTCCGTCGTTTAAAATTTGTAAAATCTGATTATGCATATAATTCATGCCTTGTCCATCGCCAACCCAATAGCTCCAAAAAACCTTAATTAGAACCCCATTAGCTCCATATCCATATATCGGACTTTTAAAAAAACTTTCTATTGCTTTTGCCCATATAAAACCTCTTCCATTTAAAGAGAATCCTGCAATCTCAAGAGATGACTTTCCAGCACATATAATAAGGAAAAAAATAAAATTTAAAAGTAAATATAACGATAAATAAACTCGTCCTTCAAGTGCTATTGAACCATAAATTTTAAAGTTACCAAGTATTTTAA
It encodes the following:
- a CDS encoding acyltransferase, encoding MDKQKRTIYFDYLRVMATLAVIMLHMSAQNWYVSDVNGYNWQVFNLYDSIVRWGVPVFVMISGALFLKKELSLKVIYTKYIFRMAVSLVVWSAIYALFRYDEQQGRLINFISAPYHLWFIFMIIGLYMMIPILKKVVENMYTLRYFLFMSFIFVGCIPELITIIRDFCTNSTILNCLEIIEKNIKELNIAFGYSAYFVLGFYLSKIEFNKKQRKIIYILGCLGFIFTIVMDSFVALKNQQYCSNYYNNFMINVMLESIAIFVFFKYRKFKNDNINKGISYIAQRCFGIYLVHVLLIKILKEQMEINTMTFNALISVPVITILVFSIGLILSIILNKIPYIKKYIM
- a CDS encoding adenylyltransferase/cytidyltransferase family protein, producing the protein MTKVITYGTYDLLHYGHIRLLERAKELGDYLIVGVTADDFDKTRGKINVQQSLMERIEAVRATGLADEIIVEEYEGQKIDDIQRYGVDIFTVGSDWKGKFDYLNAYCKVVYLDRTEGVSSSEIRAEKRKIFIGTIGNKGLCDKFIKEVSYVNGVEYKECDEEYLGVDAVYIATLPEKHYSDVKRALEKGKHVICESPIAMNTIQCKELIEYAENNSLILVDGIKTAYSTAYSRLLVLAKSGHIGEILSIDSVCTSNRVTGITDLKNEQNSICAWGPTALLPIFQLAGVEYNDMQIVTKLFDKKANFDAFTKISFEYDKMVATAKVAKAAKSEGELIITGTKGYIYVPAPWWKTEYFEIRYENQNENKKYFYQLDGEGIRYEIVAFARAVENKKRGYYLKDDISLNIATVIERFSKRKYKELS
- a CDS encoding LicD family protein, with amino-acid sequence MSKAKELTPEQFRKMQLTELDMLVEFDKVCRKHNINYVLFGGSLLGAVRHKGYIPWDDDADIGMLREDYDTFKKYASEMNSEICYFQDHDTDPEYRWGYGKLRRTNTIYVRVGQEHLKNKTGIFVDVFPMDDVPLSTLGQIVQDRKVYCLRKILWSEVARVQSTGFMKLWYSVLAKIPVEWVFSRLNKYAVKSKNITPNRVRCLSFPATGTLYKKNSLKTRYSMPKSWFTNRAEYLFEGRLLYSSKEYDEVLKYIYGKYMELPPKDKREQHSPFSKIKFQDEEMIV
- a CDS encoding acyltransferase, whose protein sequence is MGIISRGKALWAKIYYQKRIKMKAAACGEKLYVGGKSFVNSNTYLGYGVCFNGMSILGQGKVEIGNYFHSGTECQIITSFHNYEGEQIPYDNSYITKNVKIGDCVWLGNNVIILGGCVIGEGAIIQAGSVVCKDIPAYSIAGGHPAIPFKTRDKEHYLKMKKEERFH
- a CDS encoding GNAT family N-acetyltransferase, with the protein product MNIIEYSSDLYVGLYTLLRDTYDSKISKEDLENNYLCHDKMIFLTLIDNTVVGCAFLEIKRDYVRTYKYGYISYVAVDEKYRQHGIGRALIERLISTAKDMGCSTVELTSANSRKNAHVFYQNLGFSKKKTTVFIKEPL
- a CDS encoding LicD family protein encodes the protein MSINDKEKKKLQRAILIIACEVARICKKNDIPYFINGGTQIGAVRHNGFIPWDDDFDIGFKRKDYEKFIKACDKDLNKDKFFLQTPETEEYYAFDFAKLQLKGTEIIEDFSKNVKIQHGIFVDLFPHDNIPDCKLKRKLFLFKNHLMKNILWVKCGYGEKKHKSKLSYKMVKFVSKFFSIKQIKQSRSKLLDKYNNTKTTQCIISDYPNDLIMNSWLDDLQLFRFEEVEFYGIKQYDAYLKSLYGDYMSLPPESERIVHSNYKIDFGLYDGLLEDMLYGNNI
- a CDS encoding lipopolysaccharide biosynthesis protein; this encodes MNKLLNKYNKISEPVKASIWYTICNVINKGIALLSTPIFTRVMTEEQYGTFTIFQSWYSIIFIFTSLNIFLSGYQKGLLLFGNDRKAFTSSQLGLTTTITLFFGIIYLIKPNLWTTLFELPPILMFAMFLELLFMPALEFWAAKERFDFKYKKYVVVSIAMTILSLGGGVIAVINTDYKVEARVYTDVISKVIFAGILFFILMLNGKKIYSKKYWKYALAFNIPLIPHYLSNYVLSQSDRVMIGKMVGNDKAALYSVAYTISTMMILIVSAVNSSLTPVIYKKLDEYENTKINCNILRRQIINVTTPICLLIAVLCLVTMLFAPEVILIFAGKRYMEAVYVVPPVSLSVYFIFLYSMFSNVEYYYQKTKLISIATFISAVLNLVLNAIFIKLFGFCAAGYTTLVSYICLAIMHFIFYSVIIKNNKMKYVFDIRMILIISVFLVFIMILITMTYKDMLIRYGFIFLIMLLCFCKKNRIIEIIIKMKG
- a CDS encoding CDP-glycerol glycerophosphotransferase family protein; this translates as MNIVNYIKEKGLKRTILVIYQYKIDIVIQKMLYLFLKNKELKNIIIIESHNDFDAEGGAFYDYLIKKGYNEKYKIIWLLKHKVNKKFKLPYNVRYFYIFKPSIMKDYYINIAKIFTADNFITPKLRDEQKSFFFRHGAGGLKNTKGIGRIPSTVDYILGMCEDYSDIERDQLSMSENDKRLVYLGFPSHDVLLSDNHDELKKITDNKFRKVVLWMPTFRKGGGYNRNDSEREQPLGIPLINDIKEYENLNELLNNSNVLLIIKIHPMQNLEDLKIYDTSNIKVLTGDKVKQIRVDNYRLMSCCDAMISDYSGAAYEFIQLDRPLAYVLSDVNDYKLGFVVDDIEPLIAGKEIYNFKDLQDFINDVVLEKDEYKEKREKLRNIFYKYHDTNNCKRIVEFMGL
- a CDS encoding pyridoxal-phosphate-dependent aminotransferase family protein, whose amino-acid sequence is MLNFTVGPVMSSEEVRAIGAEQVPYFRTTEFSSTMLENEKFMLEYAKAPEGSKAVFMTCSSTGSMEAVVMNCFTKKDKVLVIDGGSFGHRFVQLCEIHEIPYVALKLEHGKKLTKEKLYEYDNQNFTGLLVNVDETSTAVLYDTMMIGEFCKKNNMFFVCDCVSAFLADPFNMNECGADVMITGSQKVLACPPGISVIVLAPRGVERVEKSKVRTMYFDLKDALKNQERGQTPFTPAVGILLQINERLKEIKKHGGADAEVARIASQAADFRAKIKDLPFELVSESPANGVTSVHPTTANAYDIFLKLKDEYGIWICPNGGEMKDTIFRVGHIGALTHEDNTTLVNAFKDLQKRNLL